A single window of Neisseria sp. KEM232 DNA harbors:
- a CDS encoding ABC transporter permease: protein MSLIAFFGGIETGLIYALVALGVLISFSILDFPDLTADSSFPLGAIVFAVSVGAGVNPWIACLLAAFAGAAAGAATAWLHVGLKILPLLAGILVMVALYSVNLRIAGGSPNLPLIDSPSVFSPFVAADFSNQYWVQPLVAAAFVLAAKLLLDWFFNTKTGLAVRATGVNERMARAQGVNTGKMIILGMALSNALVALGGALFAQTSGSADITGGIGTIVIGLAAVIIGQNLLPAKRIVFVTLAAVIGAVVYRLLIAFALGNDALQNLGVRPTDLNLITALLVVAALQIPALKGRLKKRKPAP from the coding sequence ATGAGCCTGATAGCCTTCTTCGGCGGTATCGAGACCGGCCTGATTTACGCCCTGGTCGCCCTCGGCGTGCTGATTTCGTTCAGCATCCTCGACTTCCCCGACCTCACCGCCGACAGCAGCTTCCCGCTGGGCGCCATCGTGTTCGCCGTGTCCGTCGGTGCGGGCGTCAACCCCTGGATTGCCTGCCTGTTGGCCGCCTTCGCGGGCGCGGCGGCGGGCGCGGCCACCGCCTGGCTGCACGTCGGCCTGAAAATCCTGCCGCTGCTCGCGGGCATCTTGGTGATGGTGGCGCTTTATTCTGTCAACCTGCGTATCGCCGGCGGCTCGCCCAACCTGCCGCTTATCGACAGCCCCAGCGTCTTCTCCCCCTTTGTCGCCGCCGATTTTTCCAACCAATATTGGGTGCAGCCCCTCGTCGCCGCCGCTTTCGTACTGGCGGCCAAGCTGCTGCTCGACTGGTTTTTCAACACCAAAACCGGTCTCGCCGTGCGCGCCACCGGCGTCAACGAACGCATGGCGCGCGCCCAAGGCGTCAACACCGGCAAAATGATCATCCTCGGCATGGCGCTCTCCAACGCCCTCGTCGCCCTCGGCGGCGCCCTGTTCGCGCAAACCAGCGGCAGCGCCGACATCACCGGCGGCATCGGCACCATCGTTATCGGCCTGGCCGCCGTTATCATCGGCCAAAACCTACTGCCCGCCAAACGCATCGTCTTCGTCACCCTCGCCGCCGTGATCGGCGCCGTCGTCTACCGCCTGCTCATCGCCTTTGCCCTGGGCAACGACGCCCTGCAAAACCTCGGCGTGCGCCCCACCGACCTCAACCTCATCACCGCCCTCCTGGTTGTTGCCGCCCTGCAAATCCCCGCGCTCAAAGGCCGTCTGAAAAAAAGGAAACCCGCCCCATGA